GATGTTAAGAAACTAACGAGTCCTTCTGGAGTGGAGTTTAGATACACTCCAAAGGATGTGCTTGAAGTCTATCTAATGGCTGTAATGAAAGCCAACAAAGATATTGTTGCTTATCTTCAAAGTAAAGGAATCAATGCTATAGGCTTGAGTGGTCTCGACTTTGGAGTTGTAAAAGCTAAGAGGAAGAGGATAATTAAAGCTGTGATAAAAGGCAAAAGAGTTGTGATTAGGGACGATTACTCTGGAAAAATAGAGAGCGTTGATACTGATATTCTAATTAAGCTAATGGATCTTGGAGTTCCCGTTATAGCTCCAATAGCTATGAGTGAAGCCTTTGAGCCCTTAAACGTTGATGGAGATAAGCTTGCAAAGGAGATAGCTCTAAATCTGAAAGCTGATGAGCTAACATTCCTATCAGATACTGCTTTTTTGGTAAATGGAGGGGTTGTGGATAAAATAAAGGCTGATGAGTTTGAAGAGTTTCTTCCTTT
The genomic region above belongs to Thermococcus sp. EP1 and contains:
- a CDS encoding [LysW]-aminoadipate/[LysW]-glutamate kinase produces the protein MRILKIGGSVLDKLEEFELKADLIVHGGSDYVDSLCERLGIDVKKLTSPSGVEFRYTPKDVLEVYLMAVMKANKDIVAYLQSKGINAIGLSGLDFGVVKAKRKRIIKAVIKGKRVVIRDDYSGKIESVDTDILIKLMDLGVPVIAPIAMSEAFEPLNVDGDKLAKEIALNLKADELTFLSDTAFLVNGGVVDKIKADEFEEFLPFARGGMKRKLLMARSALEDGVKKVIIQGLNGRTVIE